From Channa argus isolate prfri chromosome 18, Channa argus male v1.0, whole genome shotgun sequence, the proteins below share one genomic window:
- the LOC137104001 gene encoding mucin-2 isoform X2, with amino-acid sequence MVSKEPNHLLTGQTNSKNTLADKLPGTMTVRSVLLNRDSPDIESRLKRRRNRTHQVRFKDLEDGSSSSGNSATGENNSHQRPATDCDSPHPLRKQSSRSPQPWRERDGPRTDGLPGQTSVVGAVRGDMASTIEVVAAFLARAPPHPLTPGPTRRCWAPPPTNSLTLPMTRKPSTSTSTAIQTSPCPKKPQSLSSTRSHSLRDSVGVDGDDEHDSQDEYLMHNHVLVSGCRDQNGPAGSGDHTVVERRSKTSRTEVKSAVSVVKNSRHSCPPSVLHNTEPCHCSSVSSRDGPKRQGSSTPSVVRRRKRLNRTTSDPGKEVHYCTTPTQTESRSAFSPSSSTKFCTTQVQTESPPQAQNSKFCTTQSQTESQHQSHPLSNQQCTIQIVNSCPTLPPNDEQCTTQIQTDAPCHLPKNNRPCTTQIQTYSPCASPQPVVSPNPVQIQSESHVSLNTTHDSPSTKITTVPYCTSPPPTNTPTQNPDHGTEPPCSTAAITPPPPTALSIPCSTSASTVQHSVPYYTVVSPPTTPSTAVVCCSPSSVAPPGPIRNCTSPNSVIASSTLLTCSTPTPIITSNIAPSDIRHPTTAPNITNTLSCNSPNAAPPITITPCTFVTQTALSCTSISYYTSTHPADPHAAHSNSTSPSYATLIQTVTHCNIPCKGLENTSSANTGIAPYTSPVPKLKSCTSPPPLVKTYVSTLSNAQPCATPTKAVPLYSSTFRAAPPYTPPSQAPCNAQDKRGIRLPPPPPPPPPYTPRKKGNDPPGPAIRTPMLRTDGKVNEKDKDSEKEKEEDKKCTDSPKLSDRASSLKHRAQTPPVTVMKGEKQPSSFSPAKACFKPSCLSSAQAQLGALHKMLCSGASARPNTPNLQHPIPPNQQGCSGARGCSVSGEQPTAGPLTATQADTLRQVQEILGGLVSGARCKLDPSRVTEKLLSPNGPLHDIRSLQNQLHSLEGVLETSQNTIKVLLDVIQDLEKKEAERDGHSYRTGQDIENCGTCRDCACIIYSVEHDFRLQEGQVVRTWKVGDPPEGSPQPTTPQPTTLQQQDSPQLVRPPATTKKNRKKCFWFL; translated from the exons atgGTGAGCAAAGAGCCCAACCACTTGCTCACAGGCCAAACCAACAGCAAGAACACCTTGGCAGACAAGTTGCCTGGGACAATGACTGTGCGCTCTGTGCTGCTCAATCGAGATTCCCCAGATATTGAGAGCCGTCTCAAGCGGCGCCGCAACCGCACACACCAGGTCCGCTTTAAAGACTTGGAggatggcagcagcagtagtggCAACAGTGCAACAGGAGAAAACAATAGCCATCAAAGGCCTGCCACAGATTGTGACAGCCCACATCCTCTTCGTAAACAGAGCAGCAGGTCCCCTCAACCgtggagagagagggatgggCCACGGACTGACGGTTTACCAGGCCAAACCTCCGTTGTTGGGGCTGTCCGTGGGGATATGGCAAGTACTATAGAGGTTGTGGCTGCTTTCTTAGCCAGGGCCCCTCCTCATCCATTAACACCAGGTCCAACACGTCGATGCTGGGCACCACCGCCAACTAACTCTCTAACCTTGCCAATGACACGCAAGCCCAGCACGAGCACCAGCACAGCCATCCAGACATCCCCATGTCCGAAAAAGCCCCAGTCTCTCTCTTCCACACGTAGCCACAGCCTCAGGGACTCAGTTGGTGTGGATGGGGATGATGAACATGACTCTCAAGATGAGTACCTTATGCACAACCACGTGCTAGTGTCAGGGTGCAGGGATCAAAACGGTCCTGCTGGATCTGGGGATCATACTGTGGTGGAACGGAGGTCTAAAACCTCTAGGACAGAAGTTAAATCAGCTGTTAGTGTGGTAAAAAACTCAAGGCACAGCTGCCCTCCTTCAGTCCTTCACAACACTGAGCCATGTCACTGTTCCTCAGTATCTAGCAGAGATGGCCCCAAGCGTCAGGGAAGCAGCACTCCCTCAGTGGTGAGGAGAAGAAAGCGGCTGAACAGGACAACAAGTGATCCTGGAAAGGAAGTGCATTACTGCACCACTCCCACTCAGACTGAAAGCCGCAGTGCATTCTCACCATCTTCAAGTACCAAATTCTGTACCACTCAAGTCCAAACTGAGAGCCCACCACAGGCTCAAAATTCTAAGTTTTGCACCACTCAAAGTCAAACTGAGAGTCAACATCAGTCTCACCCTTTGAGTAACCAACAATGCACAATCCAAATTGTCAACTCATGTCCAACCCTACCTCCAAATGATGAACAGTGCACCACTCAAATACAAACAGACGCTCCCTGTCACTTGCCCAAAAATAATCGACCTTGCACTACACAGATACAAACTTACAGCCCCTGTGCTTCCCCTCAACCAGTGGTTTCACCCAACCCAGTGCAAATACAGTCTGAGAGTCATGTATCCCTAAACACGACTCATGACTCTCCCTCCACCAAAATAACTACTGTGCCTTACTGTACTTCTCCCCCTCCCACAAATACACCAACACAAAACCCTGATCATGGCACTGAGCCACCTTGCTCCACAGCAGCCATCACTCCACCACCACCTACAGCACTTTCCATTCCTTGCTCCACTTCAGCATCTACTGTGCAACACTCTGTCCCCTATTATACCGTTGTATCACCACCAACAACACCCAGCACAGCTGTTGTCTGCTGCAGTCCTTCCTCAGTTGCCCCCCCAGGCCCCATTCGAAACTGTACATCTCCTAACTCAGTTATAGCATCATCCACTCTTTTAACCTGTTCTACTCCCACCCCAATTATAACCTCAAACATAGCCCCCTCTGACATCAGACATCCAACCACTGCCCCAAATATAACAAACACACTATCATGTAATTCACCAAATGCCGCACCTCCTATAACTATAACGCCCTGTACGTTTGTAACTCAAACTGCCCTGTCTTGCACCTCTATATCATATTACACTAGCACACATCCAGCTGATCCTCATGCAGCTCACTCAAATTCTACTTCACCTTCTTATGCGACTCTCATACAAACTGTAACTCATTGTAACATCCCATGTAAAGGTCTGGAGAATACCTCCTCTGCCAACACAGGCATAGCCCCCTACACCTCCCCCGTTCCAAAACTAAAATCTTGCACTTCTCCACCTCCACTTGTGAAAACGTATGTTTCCACCCTTTCAAATGCACAGCCGTGTGCAACTCCAACTAAAGCTGTTCCTTTGTACTCTTCCACATTTCGTGCTGCACCACCATACACACCTCCCTCTCAGGCCCCCTGCAACGCTCAGGATAAGAGGGGCATTCGACTTCCACCTCCTCCCCCACCACCGCCACCTTACACACCTCGCAAAAAGGGAAATGATCCACCAGGTCCTGCTATCCGAACACCCATGCTCAGGACAGATGGCAAGGTCAACGAGAAAGATAAGGACagtgagaaggagaaagaggaagataaAAAATGCACGGACTCACCCAAACTCTCTGACAGAGCCAGCTCTCTGAAGCACAGAGCTCAAACCCCCCCAGTTACTGTGATGAAGGGAGAGAAGCaaccctcctccttctctcctgcCAAGGCCTGTTTTAAGCCCAGCTGTCTCAGCTCAGCCCAGGCTCAGCTAGGGGCTCTACACAAAATGCTTTGCTCAGGAGCCAGCGCCAGGCCCAACACCCCAAACCTCCAACATCCAATCCCTCCAAACCAGCAGGGTTGCTCTGGAGCCAGGGGGTGCTCTGTTTCTGGTGAGCAGCCTACTGCGGGGCCCCTGACTGCCACCCAAGCTGACACACTAAGACAGGTCCAGGAAATTCTGGGAGGATTGGTGTCTGGGGCCAGGTGTAAATTGGACCCATCCAGAGTGACAGAAAAGCTCCTGAGTCCCAATGGACCCCTTCATGATATTCGTAGCCTGCAGAACCAGCTCCACAGCTTGGAAGGGGTCCTGGAGACCAGCCAGAACACCATTAAGGTCCTGCTGGATGTCATTCAAGACCTTGAGAAAAAGGAGGCAGAAAGAGATGG ACATTCCTACAGAACTGGACAGGACATTGAGAACTGTGGAACCTGCAGGGACTGTGCCTGCATCATCTACAG